The genomic segment AATAGACAGTCGGCCCTTCGGCTGACCTCCGGCTCGTTGCACAATCGAATTTACAACAATACCCTTTACGAAAACGACGATGATGTCGTCATCAGCCAAGACTCGACGGGGAACACGTTCAAGAACAACATTTTCTCGACGCTGCCGGACAGCTTCGCGAACAATGCGTTCGATTACAATCTGTACAATGCGGACACGATCGGGGAAGCCGATCTGAGCGCCATCTCGGAAGCGCATGCCGTCAAGGCTCCGGCCGAATTCATCAACGCCAAGGCAAAGGACTTTCGCATTTATAAGGGAAGTCCGGCCGTCGGCGCGGGCATCATGGATGCGAATACGCCTTCGAAGGACATCAACGGCATCGCGAGAAAATCGCCCGTGGACATCGGAGCCTATGCGGCGGCGGCGGTACAGGTGACGTATTACGTCGATCGTGTCGCGGGCAGCGATAATAATGCGGGCACGCAATCGGCGCCGTTCGCGACGATCGCCGCAGCGCTCAGCGTCCTCCGGAACGGCGAGAAGGTGCTCGTCAAAGCCGGCACCTATGACGAGAATATCGTCCTTGCCGACAGGACGGGGCAAAATGCCGGCGATTATGCGATCCAAGCGGAAGGAAACGTCATGCTTAACGGCACAATCTCGCTAAACGGCGCAACCGGCGTGACGCTGGACGGCTTCACAGTGCATCCCGGCAGCGGCCTTGCCGCCGTCACTTTGATCGATTCTCCGAAAACGACGCTGAACCGACTTACGATCGCCGGCGCGAAGTACGCAATCGATGCGAAGGGAAGCCCTGAACTGAGCGTCGGCAGCGTACGCGTCCAGCAAGTCGAAAAAGGAATCGTACTCGAAGGCGGCGGCGCCGCAATGACAGCCTCGGTAACGCAATCGATCATCGACGGGGCGAGCGTGCGCGCGATCGATGCGAACGACGGTGTCTCGTTGACGGTAGATACGAGCGTAATCGCCAATTCGGGCGAAGGAGCGGTCGGCACAAACGCTGCCGAACTGTTCCTATACAACAATACCTTTTACAACAATAACGGTTACAGCCTTTCCGCTTCAGGCGCGAATCGGCTCCAGCTCGCCAACAACATTTTCGCCAGAAGCGAAAAAGGCCAAGGCGCATTGGTCTCCTTATCCAATACCGCGCAGCTCTTTTCAGATTACAACCTGTACGACGCAGCGGAGGACGAGAAGATCGTCCGTATGGACGGCAACGAGCTCACGCTGGCGGCATTCGCGGGCAGCGGTGCGGAGCAGCATGGCAAAATCGGAAATCCGGCGTTCAAAGATGCGGCAAACGGCAATTACAAGCCGGGGAAGGGCAGCGTCGCGTCAAGAAACGGCGCGCGGTCGATCAACGGACAGACAGCTCCCGCCGCGGATCTGGAAGGGACGCCTTATAGCGCGCTCGGCCAGGACATCGGCGCCTACTACTCGCCTTACAGCATGAAGACAATCCACCTCGCCGGCGACAACGTCGGCTCGCTGACCGGAGACGGCTCGGCCGAGCATCCGTTCCGTACGTTCGCCCAAGCGATCAACGCGGCGGATTCCGGAGACACGATCATCATCCATAAAGGCATCTACAATGGACGATACGACATCGTAGACAAGCACGGGGTCGCCGATGCGCCGATCGTGATCAGGGCCAGCACGGATCCGAACGATCCGTTGGACCTGCCGAACGCTTCGCTGCCGGGACCGGTCTTCACCAGCAAGGCGAACTACCAGGATCGCGATGAAGAAGCCTCGGCCGAAACGATGACGCAGATCGCGGACAGTTCTTACTTGACGATCGAAGGACTGTATGTGACCGGATACCGCGGCGCAGGCATCTGGACGATGAACAGCGACCACCTGACGCTTCGCAATCTGAACATTTGGGATATCGATACGCCGCAGGATATTACGTCCGGGGTGCAGGGGCTGCTGGTCAACTATACGACGAATTCGTTGTTCCAAAATATCCGTATTTGGGATATCGGCCAGACCCGCAAGAGCCAGGCCGATCACGGCGCCTATATCGGCCACAGCTCGGCGCTTGTGTTCGACGGCATGATGGTGTCAGATTCGCCAGGCGGAGGCATGCAGTTCTATGCGGGGGACAACTACGATATTCAAGCCGAGGATGTCGTTATCAAGAATAGCGTGTTCGCCGGATCCAAGTACGGCCTCATTCTCGTCGGGATTCAGGGGTTCACGGTTACGAACAATACGTTCTACAATAGCTGGTCCAACGATCTGTATCTAGATTGGAACGTGCGGGACAATCTGTTCCAGAACAATATTTTTTACAACGACCGTACGGAGCCGTACGATTCGGTCGACGGCCTGGTGAAGCCGGTCATCGTCGGATACCAGTACAATGTCGTTCGAACGAACCCGGACCAATCGACGACAGACATGGTCGTGAACAATACGTTCCGCAATAATATGTACGATTACAAAACGTTCTCTCCGAACGCGCAATTCCGCTCAGACGTTATGCCCATCGCCGAATTCATATCGGCCGAGAACGCGGCGGAGACGAACAATCGCTACAGCATTATGTTCGCAGGAGAAGCAAGCTTCAAAGGTTCGACCGCCGGCGCCGCGGACGATTACGAGGCGGCCCAACGAATTTTCGATCATATGTTGGACCTGAAGGACGACAGCGATGCGATTGACGAAGGCGTGACGGAATTCGCGCCCGTTAAGGACATCGTGGGACGCGACCGGGCAGGCTTGCCGGATCTGGGCGCGTACGAGAATCCGAACGGCGGAAGCGACAATAACGGCAATAACGGCAATAACGGCAATTCTAGCGGCAACGACGGTTCGGCGCCCATCATCGGCACGATCGCCAATCCGTCGCTGGATGCCAAGACGGGCATTGCCTCTGCGCGAATGAACGATCAGGAGATGGAGGCGGCGCTGAATTCGGCATCGACGGGCGCGGACGGCGGAACGTCGATTCAAATCAAGCTGCCCCGGACGCAAGGCGCAAGCGCTTATTCCGTCGAGCTGCCCAACCCGGTCTCCTTCGCGAAGGGTTCCGTGCAGCTTGTCGTGAACACGTCTTCGGGTACGGTAACGATTCCCGGCAAAGTCCTGAATGCCGCCGGTGCCGGCCGCTTGACGCTTGTCATCGGTTCGTCGTTATCGCCGTCCGGCCTCGTGACGGACGAGGTGACGCTTACCCTGACGCAAGACGGCAAGCCCGTCTCGCTGTCGATGGGGAACACCCGTGCCGACAAGGTTAAGGTCGAACTGCCGTATGCGCCGACCGCCGAACAGCGCAAGCGGCCGGAGACGATCGCGGTATGGCGTTCCGGCAGCCAAGGCAGCGCGATCGCGGTTCCGAGCGCCTTCTACGATGCTGCGGCTGGCGCGGTCGTCTTTGAAGCGGATGCGCCGGGCACATATCGGATAACGGACGGCTATAAAAGCTTTAAAGATATGGCTCGAACCGACTGGGCCAAACATGCCGTGGAGGTTCTTGCATCCAAAGGAATCGTAAACGGCGTATCGGCTGAAGCGTTCGCGCCTTCGGCGACCATCCGCAGAGGGGACTTCGTGACTCTCCTGGTTCGGGCTCTGGGCCTGAACGCCGATGCGGTCCAAAACTTCGACGATGTCCAATCGGGAGATTATTACGCCCGGGAGATCGCGATCGCCAAAAGCCTCGGCATCGCGAAGGGCGCCGCCGGCAGCTTTAACCCCAAGTCCAATATCAGCAGACAGGATATGATGGTACTCGCGCACCGGGCATTGCTGGCTGCCGGCTACCCCATGGCAAGCGGAACGGGCGATGCGTTAGGCACGTTTGCGGACAAGTCGGATGTTGCTTCCTACGCGCTAGACAGCCTTTCGACACTGGCGTCCGAACAGCTCGTCAAGGGTTCGGGAGGCAAGCTGAACCCGCTGGCCGACACCTCCCGCGCAGAAGCTGCGGTGCTGCTTTACAACATCTACAACAAGAGATACATGGATTTATCGTCTAGGACGCAACAGTAAGGCCAGGCCGAGAGTCCCGCGCGACAAGGGGCTCTCGGCTTTTTGAATCGAACCGGAGCGATG from the Cohnella hashimotonis genome contains:
- a CDS encoding right-handed parallel beta-helix repeat-containing protein, which translates into the protein MKPKFNRAIAALLAILLVCTLLPQKPALAGGTGEGATYYVANDGDDANAGSAEAPFQSFAKGVAQLQPGDTLVIRAGSYSEALVLDGLTGTAQAPITIRGEEGANITASAYVNAPFWKNFALSVTNSEYVRISNLNLTFGGTPSTGDSYTAGISNAKHVTLQNNRLVADGPAYAVFYLNTNNEALVLDSNYVEGSDNAFYGYGLHHTTVTNNIFTQWWTFHFESGTSANNIVSNNVFAGTGEHFYGGTYENSIITNNIFLGNPSLSQGDGNTVGWNSVTGESYKTSDSDVMATAEEMFVSSSDYHLKDGSPGIDAGTGTGLPPNDRDGSVRYGTPDIGAYTYGQVYYLDGNAASGGDGRSEAAAFNRLADANAAIVPGATLLIKPGTYAGNLTIAGTGASDSKPIAIRKLGEGTVQINGGSGPAVALTDIANVSIDGLSLASSSNSALLADGLVNGDISNSTFTTAVHGIEITGQTSGSRFHGNTFKQIDQKGILLKDSSNNQIYNNVFDNYKNILNEGGSFTDTRIMNNVFISHYGDGANVILKGTNTGSTIANNIFRAEGPVAVQAPASFFEAETGNSVDYNLYDSTGAGLTGGKPANEANSVYGDPLFVSDTDFHLQMGSAAINRGTSANAPPQDRDGNVRFGATDIGAYEYAGDTSAFYVIAQTPQGTGNSVQSKIDIVLSEKTNDDNGNIASNIEISTVVDGIAMAVPGSFGATDEGTGTKITFTPSAPLNYDSTYTVKIKKDLMSANGNYLPADVSWNFGTEAFIMNEYFISPNGSDANLGTIDSPKKTVSTGLIAKLKAGDTVYFREGAYNGIIVLQSISGTADKPITFKSYQNEKAVLTSDHADYIIYLGHSQHIRIEGLTFAPNASQNGSRGAALRIDNHSAGGKQSSGIVVKGNRFENCGTAIATRDLANVGYGDFEFSNNTVYSNDSWGFYFQEVRVKAGSYGKIFNNVIYGASRSLNLWGKSANLLFYNNTFADTYDSVGGSGRFDIYPVQGTYDAIANPINISKDLVFKNNIFTKPIRTQLEGGKAIIDASQNVAFDHNVYSIAGTSRVTFNYGGEGPNLTLPELQSGTAWANQGRPLETGGRSGEVKFVDTASDARIIFGTNPAIGAAVSTIVPGVEAPATDINGKPRTQNEAGAFAFDQTFAFVGKNTGEADGSPLHPYPSIEAALRAGAKSIQVMAGTYEGVEQLDMSESTGEGDVTVEPYNGDVILNGAVDIVGSADKAITLRGLTLAGDVAASGQKVGLDGNQIKGTVTLNQADETAVTNNVFAPAASAAITLVGTANGDVANNVISNRQSALRLTSGSLHNRIYNNTLYENDDDVVISQDSTGNTFKNNIFSTLPDSFANNAFDYNLYNADTIGEADLSAISEAHAVKAPAEFINAKAKDFRIYKGSPAVGAGIMDANTPSKDINGIARKSPVDIGAYAAAAVQVTYYVDRVAGSDNNAGTQSAPFATIAAALSVLRNGEKVLVKAGTYDENIVLADRTGQNAGDYAIQAEGNVMLNGTISLNGATGVTLDGFTVHPGSGLAAVTLIDSPKTTLNRLTIAGAKYAIDAKGSPELSVGSVRVQQVEKGIVLEGGGAAMTASVTQSIIDGASVRAIDANDGVSLTVDTSVIANSGEGAVGTNAAELFLYNNTFYNNNGYSLSASGANRLQLANNIFARSEKGQGALVSLSNTAQLFSDYNLYDAAEDEKIVRMDGNELTLAAFAGSGAEQHGKIGNPAFKDAANGNYKPGKGSVASRNGARSINGQTAPAADLEGTPYSALGQDIGAYYSPYSMKTIHLAGDNVGSLTGDGSAEHPFRTFAQAINAADSGDTIIIHKGIYNGRYDIVDKHGVADAPIVIRASTDPNDPLDLPNASLPGPVFTSKANYQDRDEEASAETMTQIADSSYLTIEGLYVTGYRGAGIWTMNSDHLTLRNLNIWDIDTPQDITSGVQGLLVNYTTNSLFQNIRIWDIGQTRKSQADHGAYIGHSSALVFDGMMVSDSPGGGMQFYAGDNYDIQAEDVVIKNSVFAGSKYGLILVGIQGFTVTNNTFYNSWSNDLYLDWNVRDNLFQNNIFYNDRTEPYDSVDGLVKPVIVGYQYNVVRTNPDQSTTDMVVNNTFRNNMYDYKTFSPNAQFRSDVMPIAEFISAENAAETNNRYSIMFAGEASFKGSTAGAADDYEAAQRIFDHMLDLKDDSDAIDEGVTEFAPVKDIVGRDRAGLPDLGAYENPNGGSDNNGNNGNNGNSSGNDGSAPIIGTIANPSLDAKTGIASARMNDQEMEAALNSASTGADGGTSIQIKLPRTQGASAYSVELPNPVSFAKGSVQLVVNTSSGTVTIPGKVLNAAGAGRLTLVIGSSLSPSGLVTDEVTLTLTQDGKPVSLSMGNTRADKVKVELPYAPTAEQRKRPETIAVWRSGSQGSAIAVPSAFYDAAAGAVVFEADAPGTYRITDGYKSFKDMARTDWAKHAVEVLASKGIVNGVSAEAFAPSATIRRGDFVTLLVRALGLNADAVQNFDDVQSGDYYAREIAIAKSLGIAKGAAGSFNPKSNISRQDMMVLAHRALLAAGYPMASGTGDALGTFADKSDVASYALDSLSTLASEQLVKGSGGKLNPLADTSRAEAAVLLYNIYNKRYMDLSSRTQQ